A stretch of Rhinopithecus roxellana isolate Shanxi Qingling chromosome 12, ASM756505v1, whole genome shotgun sequence DNA encodes these proteins:
- the SSC5D gene encoding soluble scavenger receptor cysteine-rich domain-containing protein SSC5D isoform X3 encodes MRVLACLLAALVGIQAVERLRLADGPHGCAGRLEVWHGGRWGTVCDDGWDLRDAAVACRELGCGGALAAPGGAFFGEGAGPVWLSELACRGNEGQLGLCHHRGWKAHICSHEEDAGVVCAASVPASPAAGQRVANSRDDSTSPLDGAPWPGLSVELSPSTEEPLVTHVPRLAGNPQNASRKKSPRPKQAKSTRAPLLTTGAPRQERLRLVSGPHRCAGRLEVWHGGRWGTVCDDGWDLRDAAVACRELGCGGALAAPGGARFGPGAGPVWMDDVGCGGGEQALRDCPRSPWGRSNCDHSEDAGLVCTGPAPRLRLADGPHGCAGRLEVWHGGRWGSVCDDAWDLRDAAVACRELGCGGALAAPGGAFFGEGSGPIVLDDLRCRGNETALRFCPARPWGQHDCHHREDAGAVCDGMPLGYVPPTAPTDSNNSTPREAASRPPSTMTSQAPGTAGVSTPPASPTVLWEPGPEAGSPQLRLVAGPSKCSGRLEVWHDQRWGTVCDDSWDMRDSAVVCRELGCGGPRQPDPAAGRFGWGAGPIWLDDVACVGTEALLSDCPAAPWGKHNCAHNEDVGVTCTGPPGLDSISDPFSWSWIPGLGRDRDAWLPGELATKPSASVTASVLEKTTTKAPGKMPKSTKKWVTKYTKRPTTQPPLTPTTKHSRAQSPPDLTSQTTTALTTEASRRPTAEFTRRPTTEARRRWTSHTTATLTPQAPRERTTKTIAMLTTQGPQEMTSEATIKRIPQASLEPSAEIPEGSPESPKDPAPSPSAGTTGESGLFRVRLADGPNRCAGRLEVWHAGRWGTVCDDNWDLRDATVACWELGCGKVRPRVGKTHYGPGTGPIWLDDMGCKGSEASLSDCPSGAWGKHNCDHEEDVGLTCTGYTDYDDYPPWTWDPTSTEDLAKGTTTARVPGQTLPWGTTRRMGISSPATSRLPDTGGRDGYKLPWTWDTPSGRGLAEGTPTAGKLGPTLGAGTTRSPGSPPTPRVHGDTGSPRKPWPERRPPRPAATRTAPPTPSPGPSASPGPPGPALTSDCSPELTPHPALTPEATSDPPDTSPPTPDPTSRTNPDLILTSPDFALSTPDSSVVPALTPEPLPTPLPTLPKELTSDPSTPSEVTSLSPTSEQIPESDTTPDLDTTPYSSTVSEYSRSPDPSPSPHPTTIPDPTMTPDHNTTPNPTVTPHFPTTTHSTTTPQPTTITHSTMIPDPTTTPQPFTTMQPTTTPHPTTPHPTTTPHPTTTTHSTMIPDPTTTPQPFTTMQPTMIPHPTTTPYPTTTSHPTTTPHPITTPDPTTTPHPTTTPDPTTTPHPTTTPDPSSTPIITTKSLPTSLGTELSFPTLAPTVKPSLHPQLTFTAPAPHTSTSQMPTLEPSPALESSPSRSSTATSMDPLSTEEFKPPRSQSPNLTPPPTHTPHSASDLTMSPDPHLSPIAHPLDHPPLDPLTLGPTPDQSPGPHGPCVAPTPPVRVMACEPPALVELVAAVRDVGGQLQRLTQVVEQDRQERQALLLGLTQLVEAAQGLGQLGEAVKRLAEMAWTTSMPAPTTTTPEEEERPLRGDV; translated from the exons ATGAGGGTCTTGGCCTGCCTCCTTG CGGCACTGGTGGGGATCCAGGCTGTTG AGCGCCTGCGCCTGGCCGATGGCCCCCATGGGTGCGCTGGCCGCCTGGAGGTCTGGCATGGCGGGCGCTGGGGCACCGTGTGTGATGACGGCTGGGACCTGCGTGATGCCGCTGTGGCCTGCCGGGAACTGGGCTGTGGAGGGGCGCTGGCCGCCCCCGGAGGCGCCTTCTTCGGGGAGGGGGCAGGGCCTGTGTGGCTCAGCGAGCTGGCTTGCCGGGGCAACGAAGGGCAGCTGGGCCTCTGCCACCACCGGGGCTGGAAGGCCCACATCTGCTCCCACGAGGAGGACGCGGGCGTCGTCTGCGCAG CTTCCGTCCCCGCCTCCCCCGCCGCAGGTCAGCGTGTGGCTAACTCCAGGGACGATTCAACGTCTCCCCTGGATGGGGCTCCCTGGCCAGGGCTGTCGGTGGAGCTGAGCCCCAGCACGGAGGAGCCCCTGGTGACACATG TCCCCCGCCTAGCTGGGAACCCCCAGAATGCCTCCCGGAAGAAGAGCCCACGGCCCAAGCAGGCCAAGTCCACCCGGGCTCCTCTGCTGACAACTGGAGCCCCCCGCCAAG AGCGGCTGCGCCTGGTCTCTGGCCCCCACAGGTGCGCTGGCCGCCTGGAGGTCTGGCACGGCGGGCGCTGGGGCACCGTGTGTGATGACGGCTGGGACCTGCGTGACGCTGCTGTGGCCTGCCGGGAACTGGGCTGTGGGGGGGCGCTGGCTGCCCCCGGGGGTGCCAGATTCGGGCCTGGTGCAGGGCCCGTGTGGATGGACGATGTGGGCTGTGGAGGAGGAGAACAGGCCCTCCGAGACTGCCCCCGAAGCCCCTGGGGCCGGAGCAACTGTGACCACAGCGAGGATGCTGGGCTGGTCTGCACTG GCCCAGCACCTCGGCTGCGCCTGGCCGATGGCCCCCACGGGTGCGCTGGTCGCCTGGAGGTCTGGCACGGGGGGCGCTGGGGGTCGGTGTGTGATGACGCCTGGGACCTGCGAGACGCTGCTGTGGCCTGCCGGGAGCTGGGCTGCGGGGGGGCGCTGGCCGCCCCCGGGGGTGCCTTCTTCGGGGAGGGGTCTGGACCCATCGTCCTGGACGACCTTCGGTGTCGGGGAAACGAGACGGCCTTACGATTCTGCCCAGCTCGGCCCTGGGGCCAGCATGACTGTCACCACCGTGAGGACGCTGGGGCCGTGTGTGACG GCATGCCCCTGGGCTATGTCCCTCCCACGGCCCCCACCGACAGCAACAACTCTACGCCCAGGGAGGCTGCCTCCAGGCCCCCGTCCACCATGACGAGCCAGGCTCCAGGGACGGCAGGCGTTTCAACTCCTCCAGCCTCCCCTACTGTCCTTTGGGAGCCTGGACCGGAAGCCG GGTCCCCCCAGCTGCGCCTGGTGGCTGGGCCCAGCAAGTGCTCAGGTCGACTGGAGGTGTGGCATGACCAGCGCTGGGGGACCGTGTGTGACGATAGCTGGGACATGCGGGACTCAGCCGTGGTCTGCCGGGAGCTGGGCTGTGGTGGACCTCGGCAGCCAGACCCTGCTGCTGGCCGCTTTGGCTGGGGTGCGGGTCCCATCTGGCTAGATGATGTGGCCTGTGTGGGGACCGAGGCTTTGCTGTCTGACTGCCCTGCTGCTCCCTGGGGAAAGCACAACTGCGCTCACAATGAGGATGTTGGGGTCACCTGCACTG GGCCCCCAGGCCTGGACTCCATCTCAGACCCCTTCAGCTGGAGCTGGATTCCTGGACTGGGGAGAGATCGGGATGCCTGGCTCCCGGGAGAGCTGGCCACCAAACCCTCTGCAAGTGTGACTGCCAGTGTTCTGGAGAAAACAACCACGAAGGCCCCAGGGAAAATGCCTAAGAGTACTAAGAAGTGGGTgacaaaatacacaaagagaCCAACCACCCAACCTCCACTGACGCCAACCACAAAACACTCCAGGGCCCAAAGCCCCCCAGACCTAACCTCACAGACCACGACAGCCCTGACCACTGAGGCCTCCCGAAGACCCACTGCTGAGTTTACCAGAAGGCCGACCACGGAGGCCCGCCGGAGATGGACCTCTCACACCACCGCCACGCTGACCCCTCAGGCACCCCGAGAACGGACCACTAAGACCATAGCAATGCTGACCACTCAAGGCCCCCAAGAAATGACCTCTGAGGCCACTATCAAGAGAATCCCTCAGGCCTCCCTGGAGCCATCTGCTGAGATACCAGAAGGTTCTCCAGAGTCACCCAAAGACCCAGCCCCCTCTCCCAGTGCTGGCACCACCGGGGAATCAG GCCTGTTCCGGGTTCGTCTGGCCGATGGGCCCAACCGCTGTGCCGGCCGGCTGGAAGTGTGGCATGCCGGACGCTGGGGAACAGTGTGTGATGACAACTGGGACCTGCGGGATGCCACTGTGGCCTGCTGGGAACTGGGCTGTGGAAAGGTCCGGCCCCGAGTAGGCAAAACCCATTACGGCCCTGGGACTGGGCCCATCTGGCTGGATGACATGGGCTGTAAGGGAAGTGAGGCCTCACTGAGCGACTGCCCCTCGGGGGCATGGGGGAAGCACAACTGTGACCACGAGGAAGACGTGGGGCTCACCTGCACTG GCTACACAGACTATGACGATTATCCCCCCTGGACCTGGGACCCCACCTCAACAGAGGACCTGGCCAAGGGGACCACCACAGCACGGGTACCCGGACAGACTCTCCCCTGGGGCACCACCAGGCGCATGGGGATCTCCTCTCCAGCAACATCGCGCCTGCCAGACACAG GTGGCAGAGATGGTTACAAGCTTCCCTGGACGTGGGACACACCATCAGGAAGGGGCCTGGCTGAGGGGACCCCTACAGCAGGCAAACTAGGACCCACTCTTGGGGCTGGCACCACCAGGAGCCCAGGCAGTCCTCCAACTCCGAGAGTCCATGGAGACACAG gttcCCCGAGGAAACCGTGGCCAGAGCGCCGGCCACCGCGGCCCGCTGCGACCAGGACAGCGCCTCCAACCCCGTCCCCAGGTCCCTCCGCCTCTCCGGGACCCCCAGGCCCAGCGCTGACCTCTGACTGCAGTCCAGAGCTCACGCCCCATCCAGCCTTGACGCCCGAGGCGACCTCTGACCCTCCAGACACTTCACCACCCACCCCAGACCCGACTTCCCGGACGAACCCCGACCTCATCTTGACAAGCCCTGACTTTGCTTTGTCCACCCCTGACTCCAGTGTGGTTCCAGCGTTGACCCCGGAGCCCTTGCCCACGCCCTTACCCACCTTGCCCAAAGAGCTGACCTCTGACCCTTCTACACCGTCAGAGGTGACCAGCCTTTCCCCTACCTCAGAGCAGATCCCAGAATCTGACACAACCCCAGACTTGGACACAACTCCATACTCCAGTACAGTCTCGGAATATTCCAGATCCCCAGACCCCTCCCCAAGCCCTCACCCCACTACTATCCCTGATCCCACCATGACCCCTGACCACAACACAACCCCTAACCCTACTGTGACCCCTCACTTCCCTACTACCACTCACTCCACCACGACCCCTCAACCCACCACCATCACTCACTCCACCATGATTCCTGACCCTACCACAACCCCTCAACCCTTCACCACCATGCAGCCCACCACAACCCCTCACCCCACAACCCCTCACCCCACCACAACCCCtcatcccaccaccaccactcactCCACCATGATTCCTGACCCCACCACAACCCCTCAACCCTTCACCACCATGCAGCCCACCATGATCCCTCACCCCACCACAACTCCTTACCCCACCACAACCTCTCACCCCACCACAACCCCTCACCCCATCACGACTCCTGACCCCACCACGACCCCTCACCCCACCACGACTCCTGACCCCACCACGACCCCTCACCCCACCACAACTCCTGACCCTTCCTCAACCCCTATCATCACTACTAAGTCCCTTCCAACCTCCTTGGGGACAGAACTCTCCTTTCCCACTCTAGCACCAACAGTCAAGCCCAGTCTGCACCCCCAGTTGACCTTCACAGCACCTGCCCCTCACACCTCCACATCCCAGATGCCCACCTTAGAGCCCTCTCCAGCCTTGGAGTCCAGCCCCTCCAGGTCCTCCACAGCCACAAGCATGGACCCACTGTCCACTGAGGAATTCAAGCCACCCAGAAGCCAGAGCCCCAACCTaacccctccacccacccatACCCCACACTCAGCCTCTGACCTCACTATGTCTCCTGACCCCCACCTCTCCCCCATAGCCCACCCCTTGGATCATCCTCCCCTTGACCCCCTCACCCTAGGGCCAACCCCTGATCAGAGCCCAGGCCCCCATGGTCCATGTGTGGCCCCAACACCACCTGTAAGGGTCATGGCTTGTGAGCCACCTGCCCTGGTGGAACTGGTGGCTGCCGTGAGGGATGTGGGTGGTCAGCTGCAGAGACTGACCCAGGTCGTGGAACAGGACCGGCAGGAGCGCCAAGCCCTGCTGCTGGGGCTGACCCAGCTGGTAGAGGCTGCCCAGGGTCTGGGGCAGCTGGGTGAAGCCGTGAAGAGACTGGCAGAGATGGCCTGGACCACCAGCATGCCTGCACCAACCACCACTAccccagaggaagaagaaaggccTCTGAGGGGAGACGTGTGA
- the SSC5D gene encoding soluble scavenger receptor cysteine-rich domain-containing protein SSC5D isoform X4: MRVLACLLAALVGIQAVERLRLADGPHGCAGRLEVWHGGRWGTVCDDGWDLRDAAVACRELGCGGALAAPGGAFFGEGAGPVWLSELACRGNEGQLGLCHHRGWKAHICSHEEDAGVVCAGQRVANSRDDSTSPLDGAPWPGLSVELSPSTEEPLVTHVPRLAGNPQNASRKKSPRPKQAKSTRAPLLTTGAPRQERLRLVSGPHRCAGRLEVWHGGRWGTVCDDGWDLRDAAVACRELGCGGALAAPGGARFGPGAGPVWMDDVGCGGGEQALRDCPRSPWGRSNCDHSEDAGLVCTGPAPRLRLADGPHGCAGRLEVWHGGRWGSVCDDAWDLRDAAVACRELGCGGALAAPGGAFFGEGSGPIVLDDLRCRGNETALRFCPARPWGQHDCHHREDAGAVCDGMPLGYVPPTAPTDSNNSTPREAASRPPSTMTSQAPGTAGVSTPPASPTVLWEPGPEAGSPQLRLVAGPSKCSGRLEVWHDQRWGTVCDDSWDMRDSAVVCRELGCGGPRQPDPAAGRFGWGAGPIWLDDVACVGTEALLSDCPAAPWGKHNCAHNEDVGVTCTGPPGLDSISDPFSWSWIPGLGRDRDAWLPGELATKPSASVTASVLEKTTTKAPGKMPKSTKKWVTKYTKRPTTQPPLTPTTKHSRAQSPPDLTSQTTTALTTEASRRPTAEFTRRPTTEARRRWTSHTTATLTPQAPRERTTKTIAMLTTQGPQEMTSEATIKRIPQASLEPSAEIPEGSPESPKDPAPSPSAGTTGESGLFRVRLADGPNRCAGRLEVWHAGRWGTVCDDNWDLRDATVACWELGCGKVRPRVGKTHYGPGTGPIWLDDMGCKGSEASLSDCPSGAWGKHNCDHEEDVGLTCTGYTDYDDYPPWTWDPTSTEDLAKGTTTARVPGQTLPWGTTRRMGISSPATSRLPDTGGRDGYKLPWTWDTPSGRGLAEGTPTAGKLGPTLGAGTTRSPGSPPTPRVHGDTGSPRKPWPERRPPRPAATRTAPPTPSPGPSASPGPPGPALTSDCSPELTPHPALTPEATSDPPDTSPPTPDPTSRTNPDLILTSPDFALSTPDSSVVPALTPEPLPTPLPTLPKELTSDPSTPSEVTSLSPTSEQIPESDTTPDLDTTPYSSTVSEYSRSPDPSPSPHPTTIPDPTMTPDHNTTPNPTVTPHFPTTTHSTTTPQPTTITHSTMIPDPTTTPQPFTTMQPTTTPHPTTPHPTTTPHPTTTTHSTMIPDPTTTPQPFTTMQPTMIPHPTTTPYPTTTSHPTTTPHPITTPDPTTTPHPTTTPDPTTTPHPTTTPDPSSTPIITTKSLPTSLGTELSFPTLAPTVKPSLHPQLTFTAPAPHTSTSQMPTLEPSPALESSPSRSSTATSMDPLSTEEFKPPRSQSPNLTPPPTHTPHSASDLTMSPDPHLSPIAHPLDHPPLDPLTLGPTPDQSPGPHGPCVAPTPPVRVMACEPPALVELVAAVRDVGGQLQRLTQVVEQDRQERQALLLGLTQLVEAAQGLGQLGEAVKRLAEMAWTTSMPAPTTTTPEEEERPLRGDV; encoded by the exons ATGAGGGTCTTGGCCTGCCTCCTTG CGGCACTGGTGGGGATCCAGGCTGTTG AGCGCCTGCGCCTGGCCGATGGCCCCCATGGGTGCGCTGGCCGCCTGGAGGTCTGGCATGGCGGGCGCTGGGGCACCGTGTGTGATGACGGCTGGGACCTGCGTGATGCCGCTGTGGCCTGCCGGGAACTGGGCTGTGGAGGGGCGCTGGCCGCCCCCGGAGGCGCCTTCTTCGGGGAGGGGGCAGGGCCTGTGTGGCTCAGCGAGCTGGCTTGCCGGGGCAACGAAGGGCAGCTGGGCCTCTGCCACCACCGGGGCTGGAAGGCCCACATCTGCTCCCACGAGGAGGACGCGGGCGTCGTCTGCGCAG GTCAGCGTGTGGCTAACTCCAGGGACGATTCAACGTCTCCCCTGGATGGGGCTCCCTGGCCAGGGCTGTCGGTGGAGCTGAGCCCCAGCACGGAGGAGCCCCTGGTGACACATG TCCCCCGCCTAGCTGGGAACCCCCAGAATGCCTCCCGGAAGAAGAGCCCACGGCCCAAGCAGGCCAAGTCCACCCGGGCTCCTCTGCTGACAACTGGAGCCCCCCGCCAAG AGCGGCTGCGCCTGGTCTCTGGCCCCCACAGGTGCGCTGGCCGCCTGGAGGTCTGGCACGGCGGGCGCTGGGGCACCGTGTGTGATGACGGCTGGGACCTGCGTGACGCTGCTGTGGCCTGCCGGGAACTGGGCTGTGGGGGGGCGCTGGCTGCCCCCGGGGGTGCCAGATTCGGGCCTGGTGCAGGGCCCGTGTGGATGGACGATGTGGGCTGTGGAGGAGGAGAACAGGCCCTCCGAGACTGCCCCCGAAGCCCCTGGGGCCGGAGCAACTGTGACCACAGCGAGGATGCTGGGCTGGTCTGCACTG GCCCAGCACCTCGGCTGCGCCTGGCCGATGGCCCCCACGGGTGCGCTGGTCGCCTGGAGGTCTGGCACGGGGGGCGCTGGGGGTCGGTGTGTGATGACGCCTGGGACCTGCGAGACGCTGCTGTGGCCTGCCGGGAGCTGGGCTGCGGGGGGGCGCTGGCCGCCCCCGGGGGTGCCTTCTTCGGGGAGGGGTCTGGACCCATCGTCCTGGACGACCTTCGGTGTCGGGGAAACGAGACGGCCTTACGATTCTGCCCAGCTCGGCCCTGGGGCCAGCATGACTGTCACCACCGTGAGGACGCTGGGGCCGTGTGTGACG GCATGCCCCTGGGCTATGTCCCTCCCACGGCCCCCACCGACAGCAACAACTCTACGCCCAGGGAGGCTGCCTCCAGGCCCCCGTCCACCATGACGAGCCAGGCTCCAGGGACGGCAGGCGTTTCAACTCCTCCAGCCTCCCCTACTGTCCTTTGGGAGCCTGGACCGGAAGCCG GGTCCCCCCAGCTGCGCCTGGTGGCTGGGCCCAGCAAGTGCTCAGGTCGACTGGAGGTGTGGCATGACCAGCGCTGGGGGACCGTGTGTGACGATAGCTGGGACATGCGGGACTCAGCCGTGGTCTGCCGGGAGCTGGGCTGTGGTGGACCTCGGCAGCCAGACCCTGCTGCTGGCCGCTTTGGCTGGGGTGCGGGTCCCATCTGGCTAGATGATGTGGCCTGTGTGGGGACCGAGGCTTTGCTGTCTGACTGCCCTGCTGCTCCCTGGGGAAAGCACAACTGCGCTCACAATGAGGATGTTGGGGTCACCTGCACTG GGCCCCCAGGCCTGGACTCCATCTCAGACCCCTTCAGCTGGAGCTGGATTCCTGGACTGGGGAGAGATCGGGATGCCTGGCTCCCGGGAGAGCTGGCCACCAAACCCTCTGCAAGTGTGACTGCCAGTGTTCTGGAGAAAACAACCACGAAGGCCCCAGGGAAAATGCCTAAGAGTACTAAGAAGTGGGTgacaaaatacacaaagagaCCAACCACCCAACCTCCACTGACGCCAACCACAAAACACTCCAGGGCCCAAAGCCCCCCAGACCTAACCTCACAGACCACGACAGCCCTGACCACTGAGGCCTCCCGAAGACCCACTGCTGAGTTTACCAGAAGGCCGACCACGGAGGCCCGCCGGAGATGGACCTCTCACACCACCGCCACGCTGACCCCTCAGGCACCCCGAGAACGGACCACTAAGACCATAGCAATGCTGACCACTCAAGGCCCCCAAGAAATGACCTCTGAGGCCACTATCAAGAGAATCCCTCAGGCCTCCCTGGAGCCATCTGCTGAGATACCAGAAGGTTCTCCAGAGTCACCCAAAGACCCAGCCCCCTCTCCCAGTGCTGGCACCACCGGGGAATCAG GCCTGTTCCGGGTTCGTCTGGCCGATGGGCCCAACCGCTGTGCCGGCCGGCTGGAAGTGTGGCATGCCGGACGCTGGGGAACAGTGTGTGATGACAACTGGGACCTGCGGGATGCCACTGTGGCCTGCTGGGAACTGGGCTGTGGAAAGGTCCGGCCCCGAGTAGGCAAAACCCATTACGGCCCTGGGACTGGGCCCATCTGGCTGGATGACATGGGCTGTAAGGGAAGTGAGGCCTCACTGAGCGACTGCCCCTCGGGGGCATGGGGGAAGCACAACTGTGACCACGAGGAAGACGTGGGGCTCACCTGCACTG GCTACACAGACTATGACGATTATCCCCCCTGGACCTGGGACCCCACCTCAACAGAGGACCTGGCCAAGGGGACCACCACAGCACGGGTACCCGGACAGACTCTCCCCTGGGGCACCACCAGGCGCATGGGGATCTCCTCTCCAGCAACATCGCGCCTGCCAGACACAG GTGGCAGAGATGGTTACAAGCTTCCCTGGACGTGGGACACACCATCAGGAAGGGGCCTGGCTGAGGGGACCCCTACAGCAGGCAAACTAGGACCCACTCTTGGGGCTGGCACCACCAGGAGCCCAGGCAGTCCTCCAACTCCGAGAGTCCATGGAGACACAG gttcCCCGAGGAAACCGTGGCCAGAGCGCCGGCCACCGCGGCCCGCTGCGACCAGGACAGCGCCTCCAACCCCGTCCCCAGGTCCCTCCGCCTCTCCGGGACCCCCAGGCCCAGCGCTGACCTCTGACTGCAGTCCAGAGCTCACGCCCCATCCAGCCTTGACGCCCGAGGCGACCTCTGACCCTCCAGACACTTCACCACCCACCCCAGACCCGACTTCCCGGACGAACCCCGACCTCATCTTGACAAGCCCTGACTTTGCTTTGTCCACCCCTGACTCCAGTGTGGTTCCAGCGTTGACCCCGGAGCCCTTGCCCACGCCCTTACCCACCTTGCCCAAAGAGCTGACCTCTGACCCTTCTACACCGTCAGAGGTGACCAGCCTTTCCCCTACCTCAGAGCAGATCCCAGAATCTGACACAACCCCAGACTTGGACACAACTCCATACTCCAGTACAGTCTCGGAATATTCCAGATCCCCAGACCCCTCCCCAAGCCCTCACCCCACTACTATCCCTGATCCCACCATGACCCCTGACCACAACACAACCCCTAACCCTACTGTGACCCCTCACTTCCCTACTACCACTCACTCCACCACGACCCCTCAACCCACCACCATCACTCACTCCACCATGATTCCTGACCCTACCACAACCCCTCAACCCTTCACCACCATGCAGCCCACCACAACCCCTCACCCCACAACCCCTCACCCCACCACAACCCCtcatcccaccaccaccactcactCCACCATGATTCCTGACCCCACCACAACCCCTCAACCCTTCACCACCATGCAGCCCACCATGATCCCTCACCCCACCACAACTCCTTACCCCACCACAACCTCTCACCCCACCACAACCCCTCACCCCATCACGACTCCTGACCCCACCACGACCCCTCACCCCACCACGACTCCTGACCCCACCACGACCCCTCACCCCACCACAACTCCTGACCCTTCCTCAACCCCTATCATCACTACTAAGTCCCTTCCAACCTCCTTGGGGACAGAACTCTCCTTTCCCACTCTAGCACCAACAGTCAAGCCCAGTCTGCACCCCCAGTTGACCTTCACAGCACCTGCCCCTCACACCTCCACATCCCAGATGCCCACCTTAGAGCCCTCTCCAGCCTTGGAGTCCAGCCCCTCCAGGTCCTCCACAGCCACAAGCATGGACCCACTGTCCACTGAGGAATTCAAGCCACCCAGAAGCCAGAGCCCCAACCTaacccctccacccacccatACCCCACACTCAGCCTCTGACCTCACTATGTCTCCTGACCCCCACCTCTCCCCCATAGCCCACCCCTTGGATCATCCTCCCCTTGACCCCCTCACCCTAGGGCCAACCCCTGATCAGAGCCCAGGCCCCCATGGTCCATGTGTGGCCCCAACACCACCTGTAAGGGTCATGGCTTGTGAGCCACCTGCCCTGGTGGAACTGGTGGCTGCCGTGAGGGATGTGGGTGGTCAGCTGCAGAGACTGACCCAGGTCGTGGAACAGGACCGGCAGGAGCGCCAAGCCCTGCTGCTGGGGCTGACCCAGCTGGTAGAGGCTGCCCAGGGTCTGGGGCAGCTGGGTGAAGCCGTGAAGAGACTGGCAGAGATGGCCTGGACCACCAGCATGCCTGCACCAACCACCACTAccccagaggaagaagaaaggccTCTGAGGGGAGACGTGTGA